The nucleotide sequence TAATTTGGCCTTGCTCCAAAATTGAGAATACCTTTTAGGCGACTCGTTACTACCACTCCTCCTTGATAAACTGTCAAATCGCCATGCGATGTTTATCTCTTGCACAAAACATTTCATTAGAATTTGAACGACAACACGTATATCTACATATACGAATGTCGCGATGTAAacgatacgaataattttttttttctaaaagaaattttaacaccACAAACGAACACGAATACTTCACACGCTCTTATTTTGCATGCATTATTTTCATCTTGAGTTAtagatttgaatttcaatgaattacaacttagattagattttttttttaaatttgaattttttgtacagcaagatacaatatttttgtatatcactcttaatttataatatacacatatatatatagaatagatgTTGAGCAAAATGAATCAGgtttttctgaaatttcaagtaatcgaatatatcaaatatatattaatcaaataaaaatttttttttttgcataaaatcaatttattttcgatggtTTTCAGTCCACCTACGTTTAAGACTGCAACACCCACCTCGCGTACGCAACTGAAACTTCAGCTGATGCGAGAACAGCTGCAAGAGCAGGAAAGGCGAGAAGCTGAATTTCGTCAAAATTTACAGCAACAGAGACCAACGGCTGCTCCTCCCAGGCCAGTACCTTCTACCTCACTCTCGACTATCGGTGTAGACGTACCACCACAAGTCTTGCAAGTACGTTCATTTCATATCTCGTTATCGCgcatcctttttcttttattgccGTTTCTCGTTCTCCATCTTTTTTGTCCtcacacaaatatttttcatgtacATACAAATGTAACGATACATCCAATTATCTTTATGCGTatttatctcttctttttagATACTACTTTCttaccaaatatatatatacgagaacGGTTTAtacataaacttttaaaagtaACACAAAACTGTGGTgtggtttttctttttgcgcaaaaatatcgatctaaAGACCacgttataaataagataaagaaagagatgGATGAAAgccatataatttttgttcgatACAGGTACGGACATTACTGGAAAATCCGACGCGCTACCATGTCGTTCAAAAGCAGAAGAATCAAGTGCGGCAATACCTTCACGAATCGTTTCGCGGTAACGGAACGATCAGCGCTGGAGACGGAAACGTTCTCGGTAGAAATTCGGTGGAAGGTGCGCCGACATCCGCGCCGATGATAGTGCAGAGCGCACCACCCGGCCCGACGGTGCATCATCCAAAGCCGCAGCATCCTCATCTGGCCTCGTATCCACACGGTCCCACGGTATTGCCGCTCGGTAATCAGGTTGCGGCCAGTCCAGATCCTACGACTGGTGCCATGTCACCAGGTCTTTCCAGCGTCGCGACCAGCAATTCTGAGGTAATTTATCTGCTAATCTCCAATTTGAATTTCCTCCATTCATCCTACATGTGTTTCACGTGGAACACTGGCTAATACGTGTTCCATTCGAGCAatcggaaaaaggaaaaacctGGAAGTGTTTAAGCGATTTTCGTATATAGGATGAAAATATACGGAatccaaatataaaaagaaaccaCGAGGAAATTCGATTACGATTTTTGATTCGATACATAGATAGCCTGCCTGTACAGTATATGCGCGTATGTGATTAgggtaaagaaaagaaaaactagaTGCACATAACACGATTTGAAGAGTAGGTAAGGTTGAATGCGAAATAGAAGTGATCATATTCGTAAGTATACTTGACATCCCGAAGGTTGAATCGATCGTACGCACGCtcgctttctttttctttgttattcgTCTGGCATCGAAAGTCGGCCAGAAACACACGTACGTATATACATGTTACACATATACATGTTTTTTCGACCATGTTGTATCTCTCTATAAGAAGaatagactttttttttttatacacgacaattcttataaatcttttcttaCGCGTGAATTTTTCTGTCGtgcaaaatttttctcgtatctcgttgaaaaattcgtcggtatatatatttacaataataatttacattaataacgaaacgatcctgcgattttatttcgatttcgattcttcatttattttaaaaataccacCACGTCCTCGTTTTTtgacgtataaaatatatagatatattatatttccgtcgcatcgattttcaaatcaagaaagaaagaaagaaagaatataaaatttcgtcaCACTTTTCATCAGCTTGAtcggttaaaattttttttacattgctATTTTTTTAGCTACGCTCGGCTGTCTGTTGCATGCAATATTCCACGAGCACAACGAACAACTGGGTTAACGGAGAAACCAAATCCGTTACCACGATTCAATACCTAAGACGCGTCGTACAACCGAGACGACAAgagtagaataaataatagaattggaCGATGAGAGTTGAAATTTGACGCAACGCAAATTCGTTCGTCGTTTCGTTTACAAACGAAATATTCGAgtacaaagaatatatatatatatatatatatatatatatatatatatatcgcaaaacgaagaagaagaatggaaGAGATGCATCGAATCGActtgaaaagtatttttaagatggattaagagaaaaagatggaagaattgcgagagcgagagaaggaaggaaagaaggatggAAGATGAAAAATGGGACAAGGGGATCCGGGATACGATCCGAGCGACAGAGACGAAAATGCGTGTATACTACAATATGTGGTTATGTGGTGGATACAATAGTTGTGGAGCGGAATAGTAGGGGATATCGGATAGAAACGGTAAGTTAACGATAGCCGATAGCGCAACAGGCGTGGGGCACGGTTGAGCGTCGGTGGCGCGTGGCGGGCATTCGAGCAGTAGCGAGCGGTAGCGAACAGTGCCGAAGCGAGCCGATCGACGGTGGAGGTTCGCGCGCGAGAGCAAAGCTTCGTGGAGCGTCGTTGGTGGTTCGATGTTCGTTTCGCGACACGATTTCCCGTCGTCTTCTCTTTGCTCTCGTTCCTTCTACCGCCTCGTAACACGCGCCGTAATTTCACATTTTCGTCGTTCTCGAGTCAACTAGGGGGGGCGGAGAGAGAAAACCACGACGGATTATCCAATGCGACGGAACATTTCCATCCGCTATCGGATTTGTCGAGAGGCAACACCCGACAACAACGACATTTgacgacgaggaggaaaaattcGACGAAACACGAATCTCGCTCCGATTACAACaccgttattatttattatttccaccGTTCTGAACGGGGACGATCAGCGCGTGTTGTTCACGTTGACACGGATTAAAAGAGCGGATTACTCGGATATCAATTCAGATTTTTCAGAAGCGGGGAAAAAGTAATGCTTGCCATGagtactatttttaaatttatcgcttCGCACAATTTAAAGGCGATAAGCCGACCGTTTTTCGGACAATGGATTCTTTTTAACGCGTGACACCATTTTTCaaaccaatttttcttctatcctATTATCTTTGTTCGCCACACTCTTCTTCCATttgttccttccttccttccttccttccctgtTCTTACTTTCTTCCCGTTTCTCCTCGCTTCGCGCGCGATATTGGGTAACCGCAACCTTGAGGTGCGCTTAATCGCAGGTAGCCGTGTCGCGACGAAGTGGCGATACGAAGAGAAAACGCAAGGTTGTCGCAAGAAACGGCGCGGTGCTCAAAAATGCACGCgttcctcgatcgatcgttgtCCGCCTTTTCCTCCACATTCCTATATTTCGTATTCCTATCCGCTTTCACGCCCGTTTCAACCTTTTCCTACCGACAACTCCACCGTTGAGAATTGGTCAAAAGTAAGATCGTCACCGATCCATTTCCTATCcatcttctctcctcttccgtTCTCGTTCGTATCTCCCTCCTTTTCTCCGTCTGCACACCTgttccaattatattttacgtacCTTCGTCGCGTCGcatcgaggaggaagaagaggaagaaaaacaaGATGACAATCGTGGAGACAAAAAGTTAACGAGATATTAACGTGAatgagaatttttgaaaaaggagggggaacaggaggaaaagagaaggaaaaagaagattaatcGCGTCACTTGCGATGATAATTACGAGACGAGAAGTAAAACTATTGCGATGACGTCGAAGATGGCGACAGTGGCTGTGACAATGAAAACGGTGACAAGGATGATGGTGGTGACGATGACATGAATCGCGATAACGACGATAGTAGATGTCTATTGTTCAAATTTTGAGACGAGATAATTTCTACCGAGAGAACAGTTCCACCgagattatcgaaataattccaTCGCGATCATACATCGCGTAAAACAATGCTCTTTTAACGTAAGAGAGAGAACCGAAGTAGAAGGACTGtacataacattttttttttccccattcGTTTTCGCCATTCTCCTTTATCCatatatcgaatcgaaaatactCGCATACCGCGAAGTACTCGCGCTCCTCCTCGACCACGTGCATGCATGCAGCAGACGTGCCCACCCGCGCAcatgtctctctctctggccTGACTGCATACGAACGCACACGGTTCTTCTTACTTTTTCATCGTCGGATTTTCTTTCAAGCGGCGACAACATGCcagtattcaatataattaccCGCAGGTGTAAGGTGAGTTTTATTCCATTCGTTTAAATATCATCTCGGATAGTGATCCAACTGTGTATCCGTTtatcgattctctctctctttctctccccctctcctatctcatatatatatttttcgcgtACATCTCTTTTCCACGCGGCTTTTCGCTCCCGTTAATTCCATCGCGTTATTCGATTATTGGCATTTACATTTCACAACACGTGTACATGTAATATCTCGAGCCGAACAGTTCAAacgaactgaaaaaaaaaaaggagaggagagaaaattcAACTCGTGCTCGATTTAGGATTTGTATGAATTGATCGCGTACGATATCGTACGAGCTGGATATTTATCGTTTCCTTTATCGAAAATGAGAGGATCgaagtttgataaaaaatcgCGACGAGATGCGAGGACTCGACCGAGTCACCTCACCTTTCCTTTATTCTCTCGTGTACTACGTGTTACGTATATTCGTGATATTTCGTAGATTTCGGTGGCATTTCGTTCGCGTTATCACGAAACGTAAATCCACGATAAAACCAGGATTTCtcacctttctttctttctttctttctttttttctttctttcttttatcgttCATCGCGTATCCACGAGGAAAACACGCAAGATAAACGACAACACTTCCGATTGCTCGAAGAAACGTATAAATCTTTCTCGATCAAAGACTAAAAACAGTTTTCAAGATAAGAGGCAGCGATTACAGTCGTGTCTAGATAACCTTATCTAGATAAAAAACACTTAAATACCACGAATTCGTTCTCGGCCGATGTTAATATTTGTGAAAGATGTCTTACTTTGCATAATATCAACAAAGGACAGCGAAACAAACAGCgagttagagagagagagagagagagagagacgcgtaTAAAAATCGGAGCAAATCTACCGTGAAATCTACCGTTCGTCCATTTCGGTTTCGTTTAATCGTTCCTCAACTAATTCCAAGGACAGCTTCCGTTTCCATTCTTACGATGCACAATATCGAGCAATCTTTCCTACGTATAACCTACGCTCGCGAAATTATTCATCCTCTCGAATCTATCTACGAAAAAAACctataaaatcgaatattacGTGATCCCAGATACgcgtatattttatcatagcGAAGCAGCGTAGAGATACATACACGGTGTATGACGAAACGACACATAAAACCCGATACAACTTCCGTTATGATAATTGCTTTGTCAACGTGTAATCATCGCGAATTCCAATTAAATGTATTCCTTTCGATCGTTATTATTTCCTCCATTATAtccgataataattttcgactcAACGATCGATTTTAACGAGCGATTTCGTTAGAAAGATAATcgatcttccttttcttttctttttttatttccgtcCACTTTCTCCGTTACAACCCGAATCTTTCCGTTTCACTTTATACCTTGGCTGTATTTGTGACGCGCCACGCTCCATCGACACGTTCTTCCACGGACAGAcgttattcgttattattgtTACGTAATGTTTACGTAACTTACACGTACGCAACTCGAACAAGCGCCGTTCGTTGAGCGCTGATGCTCGCGATCTCACCGCAATCCGTTCGTTTTACATCGTTTCCCATTctcgtcatttttttttttccttttcttaaaaacaattatcccTTAAATATGtatcacaatttttatcatcgtatttaatatcgtatcgatatttttcttcaaaaaaaaatcaacgaaataaaaattcgataagaaAAAAGCGTTCGTTGAGCGCTGATGCTCGCGATCTCACCGCAATCCGTTCGTTTTACATCGTTTCCCATTctcgtcatttttttttttttttcttaaaaacaattatcccTTAAATATGTATCACGATTTTTATCATCGTATTTAATAtcgtatcgatatttttcttcaaaaaaaaatcaacgaaataaaaattcgataagaagaaagcgttattattatttgtttatgttAAGTCGACGTACACgcagagaatatatatatgtatcgaataaaagagaaatgaagTTATATATCACGAAAGAGATTACGATCGATGAGATAGTTTTGTTATCTCGCTTCATTTCTCGCTTTGCGTTGTTCCACGTGTTATATACGAGTTTTAAGTTGTTTCGTCCGATATCCTCGCCAGGATACGATCGATTTGAAACGAGGATGCCGATCGTTTCGCTTTAGTCACGTCTCACTTGTCCGATTACAGGCGGAGGATCTTTTAGACGACATACTGTCGTTCGAAGCCAACTCTCTGGGTGATAATTTAAAGGACAGCCAGTCGGGAAGTCTGACCAATATTCCCGAGTTGCAAATCAAACCGGAACCTTTGTTACTCACGGAGGCGGAGATACATGCGCTTGCCAAAGATCGacaaaagaaagataatcATAATATGAGTAAGTAAGCAAGATCGAGTATTGCGTCAATATCGTCGTCTTCGTTACCCTGTTACTGTCAATTAGTAACAGCGTGCGAAAAaccatgtaataatttattcgtgttCACCTCCTTTTATTTCGTCGAAAAGAATATCGAAAtccaattttttcctcgatctcgtcgatatatttttaaaaaattatattcgaagatatgtcgattaattattcttattattattattttcagtcGAGAGACGACGACGGTTCAACATCAACGACAGAATCAAAGAGCTCGGCACTCTTTTACCGAAAACCAACGATCCGTGAGTATCCGTTTAcctattttttcgtttctcttcttcgtCTCGTCGACGATAATGCGACGATAACGCGATATCGAGtatcctccctcctctctttttattccatAACGCTTCGTACACGTTGCGTTTTATTGCGTTATatgcttttttttcctttttttaaacaaatataaacatatacgtttgcaaaaaaaaaacgacgagGAAAACGACGAGGATGAATGAAcgattctttcctcttttcaacGTCGAATGGATCGTACGAATCGTACGTGTCGCGCGAAAGAAAGACGTTAAAGAGTATCTAACGAAAGGCTCGATAGTAGACCAAGTTACGGTGTCGCGACTCGATAACAAAACGAGTCTAATTACACGGCAAACATGCCCATACGACcccgtttttcttttcgtccACCGGCGTATCTTGCTCTACTCGAGTAAAGATTATATATCGTTATTTGCTTTCGTATTCTCTTACGAAATTCACACGAATCGAAGTTCAGTTTCATTCCAAGATCGATaatctttcgaatcgaaaattaatacaaacgtATCGACGTTACGCGTTATCGTCCGTCGATACAGACGTTTTCAATCTATTAACTCCATCCAATCGAGCGTGTTGGGCCTACATATTTTGTTTCGAAACGCTCCGCGCATGCGCGTATCGTAGGCCCGAGGCTACGCGAAgggggaagaaaatttaaaaaagagaacgaaTATGCTTATAAACACCGATATTCATCGCTGGTTGCTTTGTTTCAGGTATTACGAAATCGTTCGGGACGTTAGGCCGAATAAAGGCACGATACTCAAGTCATCGGTGgaatacataaaattgttgaaaaacgAGTTGACGAGAATGAAACAGAACGAGGTGAGGCACAAGCAATTGGAGCATCAGAATCGCCGACTCCTTTTACGAGTTCAAGAGTTGGAATTGCAAGCAAAAGCGCATGGCCTTCCGGTTTCTGATTTCAATTGGGCATCCACTTCCGGTAGCATGTTAAACGCCTTTGCTCGAAACAAACTCGAGCATCGCAAGGTAATCCAACCTAattcctcgttttttttttttctttttttttcttttttcctccaccgagagagagatacatatatactctCCTCGTTCCTGTACAGCTGTATATACGTGCTTCCGTTTTTACATAACGGCGAAACGCGCGTATCCTCGTGTACTAACCACATTACACGATTCCTATGAATTTTTCGTCAAGGTTATCCCGATCGACGCCGATACATACCTACACCGATGTACAGTTTCACGATCCTTGATCCGAATAAACGTTCCCGAGACTGGTTTCGTAATTCGCATCTGTTCCGATCACCAGACTACTATGTAACTACCACGATATCGTTCCTTTattctattctctctctcttcctctcttacACGCATAAATAGACAATTTTATACCCGATATCGCCGACAactcttcttccctcccccctatTTCCAACCATTTATTCTTCCCAATATTCATTTTCCCAATCGTATTTATCGtcatttatcgttttttttttctctttcctcttcctcttccaccACGAGGAAAGATCGTTCCGCATAGATaacgagaaaatttgaatcgtATTTCCCATTATTTACGATCTCTTTTTCAATATCGTCTCGCGAATCTGTATCGTATTTCTCTATATTCCTCTcggatttttttacttttacttttacacACGTGtctcgaaaaatatcgatcgtgcaacacgatatttatatttatatgtatattcgtaCAGATTCCAGAATTGGTTACCGAGGAGGCGACGAGTTTGAGCATATCCCAACTGGAAGATCTGATGGAGGACGACGGGAATGGGCCGATTCACAGCGGCGATCCAATGCTCTCCTCGCCACATCTGCCGCCGTTGAGCCCGACGCAGACCGGTTGTCAACACGGGCTTCCGGACGAGGACACCCTCGGCAGTTTGGCACCGACCACGCCCAATTCTTCCTCCGACATGGATATTGTCGCGTAATTTCGAGAGGGATCGAATCGAACGGGATTCGAATGTTATACTCGGGCCAGCAACGATGATGCGAATGATACGAGAGAGAGGCAAACAAGTCGATTGGCGTCCCGTTGCGTTCATGATCATCGCGCGCACAAGCGTTTTTCTTTTGTCGTTATCTTTCTTCAACGGCTGGCCGTTACTTACGTTATTACGTATTATTACGAACTGTATACGTATTTTATACGTGGAACGATACTGGTGCATATGCAATATTTGTACGACAGGctcgttctttcttctctcgaaaaaGAAACCTCACCGACTAGCCGCGCGtccttttaacttttaattcgtTGATTCGCGATTACACCCGTTACCATGGGAATGTAAAAGGGAATGTACTTGTTGTGGGAGAAAAACTCGCGCAGGTCGCGAGTCGTCGAACGAACAAAGGAaatatgtttcaaaatatttttgaaattgcataTCGCGTTGTCCAAATTACGATATTTTGGACAAGGTCTTAGTTTTAATCTCGCgagattcttttcatttcaattatcgaGCATATTTCaaccatttatttaaaaattctttccacatctttgttatttctttttttctttcctctctttctctcttctcgcgAAGATGCGAACGTCGTTTCAAACGTCGATTCACcgtcgatatataaattataaataatttgattataacgATGACGTTTGATTCGAGCGGataatttcaatgatatttttatagaaaaaaatcttccgaTGTGAAAagacatatatacatacatatatatatatacatatatatctaatattcatAATGGTGAATATGtgccaattaaaatttacacatCTAGATCTAAGAAAAtgattcgttttaattttaagcgacgatcgattcgaaacttcaaatttcaaaacaaaaatggTGCAAACGATATAGGAAGTAGTATAGAAATtctgcgaaaaaaaaaatggtcaatgtacataaaaaaaaaaaaaggaaatctgCGAATCGAATTTTCTAAAAGTATTTCGCGATGGAAAcaacaaacaaataatttgcGTTGTCTGAAGAATAATCTGTACACGTTTTTACACGAAATGAACAGATATGCATATCGATGCACGCGAATATCCAACTATCGTTTCCGTCGCTCTGTGatcattgtattttaataccTATCTAACAATTGCGTCTTACCTCGTCTTAATACGTATTATTCTCGCTCACTGTTATCCGCGAGAACCGCTctagaatgaaagaaaaaatcgcgATAAATTCTAAGCGGGGATCGCGAGAaactatagaatatataaagaaatgttaCAGAAAGACCGTTCAATCGTTTATTTTACGCTTCgtttttactttcttctttcctctctctctctttctctcctttttctttctctttttacaacgaatgaaaaagaatttctaaaattcgttTGTTCTAGATAAATATGCGTGTGCAAAATTAcacgaatcgaacgaatcgaaaataatttaacgtaCCTGTACGCGCACGCttgaataaatatgataaaagacTTGAAGAAAAGCAAAGATGAAAGAAACCAAGGATAAAAATTtgcgatcgataaaaaagaattaactcGATTAAACTCGAAAGCtaagaatttaagaaaaatcgttGAAAGAAACGATTTCAGGATTGGACGAATTGCTCGTGGATATCTCGTGGACGATTATATCTCGTGGTAAGATTACGAAACACAATCATTATCATTTCCAGCCAATCGAacgtaatttttccattatctcGAATCGTTTTTCGAATACTCTTCCAACAAtgctttcctctttctctcgtttaaaatttaaaattgctcGAGATTATCGTTGTTACAGATCGATCGTCGATTTCAAATTGATCCTTCCGAGCCGTGAGCTAAATAAAATG is from Apis mellifera strain DH4 linkage group LG2, Amel_HAv3.1, whole genome shotgun sequence and encodes:
- the LOC410802 gene encoding microphthalmia-associated transcription factor isoform X1, whose translation is MQEITDTVRQIVEFEDLVSRLDRINDVGRPLNNIGGAVIENKIGTIITTISPARTTTITTTLTKTTTTKTLSNWGNIGGSLPVSRSIVPELGSKSDTVPVPASTTASTSASASISVSPFLNKQESNSAPLSRHYVQDSNCSCTCSHIGTAVKSAIRTINCSSISEHRQKEEEIERQEQQEQEQRVRVHIGIDEDLRMILDMDPSIVDGMPTSSLVNANSRNNGHVAFARPLRLTRPQGCPPTFKTATPTSRTQLKLQLMREQLQEQERREAEFRQNLQQQRPTAAPPRPVPSTSLSTIGVDVPPQVLQVRTLLENPTRYHVVQKQKNQVRQYLHESFRGNGTISAGDGNVLGRNSVEGAPTSAPMIVQSAPPGPTVHHPKPQHPHLASYPHGPTVLPLGNQVAASPDPTTGAMSPGLSSVATSNSEAEDLLDDILSFEANSLGDNLKDSQSGSLTNIPELQIKPEPLLLTEAEIHALAKDRQKKDNHNMIERRRRFNINDRIKELGTLLPKTNDPYYEIVRDVRPNKGTILKSSVEYIKLLKNELTRMKQNEVRHKQLEHQNRRLLLRVQELELQAKAHGLPVSDFNWASTSGSMLNAFARNKLEHRKIPELVTEEATSLSISQLEDLMEDDGNGPIHSGDPMLSSPHLPPLSPTQTGCQHGLPDEDTLGSLAPTTPNSSSDMDIVA
- the LOC410802 gene encoding microphthalmia-associated transcription factor isoform X2, with amino-acid sequence MVVRLRVGSSVKFISVSRLFAFAGSTSITADLEHREADLCNRRCQNKQNGITGIDESCCGNKLENEDKNNHNDDWEQALSFLSTPLQDIMYYELKSRAPNIDSPPTFKTATPTSRTQLKLQLMREQLQEQERREAEFRQNLQQQRPTAAPPRPVPSTSLSTIGVDVPPQVLQVRTLLENPTRYHVVQKQKNQVRQYLHESFRGNGTISAGDGNVLGRNSVEGAPTSAPMIVQSAPPGPTVHHPKPQHPHLASYPHGPTVLPLGNQVAASPDPTTGAMSPGLSSVATSNSEAEDLLDDILSFEANSLGDNLKDSQSGSLTNIPELQIKPEPLLLTEAEIHALAKDRQKKDNHNMIERRRRFNINDRIKELGTLLPKTNDPYYEIVRDVRPNKGTILKSSVEYIKLLKNELTRMKQNEVRHKQLEHQNRRLLLRVQELELQAKAHGLPVSDFNWASTSGSMLNAFARNKLEHRKIPELVTEEATSLSISQLEDLMEDDGNGPIHSGDPMLSSPHLPPLSPTQTGCQHGLPDEDTLGSLAPTTPNSSSDMDIVA